From Daucus carota subsp. sativus chromosome 6, DH1 v3.0, whole genome shotgun sequence, the proteins below share one genomic window:
- the LOC135147215 gene encoding uncharacterized protein LOC135147215, protein MGKDGTMKCPCKRCRNLNWLSIDDVRFHLLAKGMLEGYTVWTSHGEERGRKRSRTSHHRYCVREPTRVEQPVDLNAMLHDFAGENSEFYNNVDTGTRNVEEVPNDSARKLYEVIVENGGPIYPSNTKYTRLSFTTKLLEFKNISHCSNKAFDNLLALFADVLPKKHTLPQTYYEMKKIMKGLMVEYQKIDLCENDCMLFYGDDKDKVVCDICGKDRYRDVLRKDGKKIPKKILRHFPLIPRLQRLYMSKHTSDHMRWYKNRDVKDGEISHPADGEEWKNFDRRYPSFAQEIRNISLALQPTVSTHLVLPGKKHIVCGP, encoded by the coding sequence ATGGGTAAAGATGGTACAATGAAGTGTCCTTGTAAACGTTGTAGGAATTTGAATTGGTTAAGTATCGATGATGTTAGATTCCATTTACTTGCTAAGGGGATGCTTGAGGGTTATACCGTTTGGACATCacatggtgaagaaagaggaagaaaacgTAGTCGAACATCGCATCATCGTTATTGTGTTCGGGAACCTACGAGGGTAGAACAACCGGTAGATTTGAATGCGATGCTACATGATTTTGCCGGTGAAAATTCCGAATTTTATAACAACGTGGATACGGGAACTAGGAATGTAGAAGAAGTTCCAAATGATAGTGCAAGAAAATTGTATGAGGTGATTGTTGAAAATGGAGGACCTATTTATCCCAGTAATACGAAGTATACAAGATTAAGCTTTACCACAAAATTGTTAGAATTCAAGAATATCTCACATTGTAGTAATAAGGCTTTTGATAATTTGCTTGCACTTTTTGCGGATGTATTACCAAAAAAACACACGTTGCCTCAAACTTATTATGAAATGAAGAAGATAATGAAGGGTTTGATGGTTGAATATCAAAAGATTGATTTAtgtgagaatgattgtatgttattttatggagatgacaaggataaagttgtgtgtgatatatgtgGTAAAGATCGTTATCGGGATGTTTTGAGGAAAGACggtaaaaaaataccaaaaaaaatattgagacatTTTCCTTTGATTCCTCGACTACAACGCTTGTATATGTCAAAACATACATCCGACCATATGAGATGGTACAAGAATCGAGATGTCAAAGATGGAGAAATTAGTCATCCCGCGGACGGAGAAGAGTGGAAAAATTTTGATCGTCGATATCCATCATTTGCTCAGGAAATTCGTAATATAAGCTTGGCCTTGCAACCGACGGTTTCAACCCATTTGGTCCTACCGGGAAAAAAACATATAGTGTGTGGCCCATAG